A window from Chitinophaga filiformis encodes these proteins:
- a CDS encoding glycosyl hydrolase: MKSLYLSALLLAASALELHAQTPVPVGAGSYASFPPATENTVDNNKDGLGDLYQFVYDRPIYVAADKLNKPIPTNDWWTDLVVSQYGGMMWAYPLAADPEDYGVKMYYPNSFVADGSNIAYGGSMMIRAAGYTPSRAIAKDWSDWGVVMSLPDSVHNRNMDVTMVHGIPFMWLETQGINPEFSFEKGASYLTQSGAAVQFPTTGSFVIQTDGRYFGVHLNGSNTAALQGQQYVSIDLGTVQSITKVKLNWETAFAKGYSIQVSGNGSTWSTVASEANGNGGLDSLSINTTARYVKLALAEKGTIYAYSLWEMEVYNGNTLLSGNKPVEVSSVQGAFTGNNVNDGNTGTRWASDGNQAERLVLNTNNGNAYFVISALPSPADLGTYENYAFNKPSNTTVTYDYDAALGKVYVNWNITTVNLKGQTAGNTIQGFLPHLYQNAANNIAFTAVNYVTPRGSMKTAIGKSFSFTYDFNGILPTYNAPYRNAADANPYDANVLFDLLTRFAKKQGYGGDTYWGGKDLVNYAKYTLMAKELNHQAYQSLKAKTREALVNWLTYTPGEQEKFFARYDRWGAIVGFNESYGSSEFTDNHFHYGYLIYACALYGMTDPDFLTQYGPMIKLVAKQYANWDKTDNFLPSFRTFDPWIGHSYAGGTSSSTGNNQESTSEAMQSWIGLFLLGDMLNDEAIRDAGAFGYISESYATLEYWFDWKNRNLPPVYPHNVVGILSNQGFAYGTYFSASPVHIHGIQYLPVNPGFKYLARDTAWARREYNDMLAESAAIDGHTNETQFGDDWAHVALGFKYLSDPKYAAAFMANNLLLPVTDNRYVMDYEVAGMTYFYTHANQNLGYFSFNFRTNFPSSSVFEKNGAFSYAVAYNPGASARTCNVYNNAGVVVASFNVPARTLVTYPTLPANGQQPSGCYGLLPSTATASSGNAAAAIDGNPGSRWESAFTDPQQLTVDLGVVSAVNKITITWEVANAKDYTLTGSVDGNTWLPIATKTNMPSGNRTDIIDNLNASYRYIRMTGTARNTQWGYSIYEFEVCGTAGAATALAISGPSLAMKAGGTNAQQAFLYPNPAKNWVKIQSEGSGLFSISDLTGRVIKHGKLEAGANVINIGSIPDGVYFVKFNAQVFKLVISNR, translated from the coding sequence ATGAAAAGCCTTTACTTGTCAGCATTGCTGCTGGCTGCAAGTGCATTAGAACTGCACGCACAAACGCCCGTTCCCGTTGGCGCCGGAAGTTATGCCTCATTTCCGCCGGCTACAGAAAACACCGTCGATAACAACAAAGATGGTCTGGGAGATCTGTATCAGTTTGTATATGACCGGCCCATTTATGTTGCAGCCGATAAACTGAACAAGCCCATTCCAACCAACGACTGGTGGACAGACCTGGTAGTATCGCAGTATGGCGGCATGATGTGGGCCTATCCACTGGCGGCCGATCCGGAAGATTACGGCGTTAAAATGTATTACCCGAACAGCTTTGTGGCAGATGGTTCCAACATTGCTTACGGCGGTAGTATGATGATCAGGGCCGCAGGATATACTCCTTCCAGGGCCATTGCAAAAGACTGGTCAGACTGGGGAGTGGTCATGTCATTGCCTGACAGCGTTCATAACAGGAACATGGATGTAACAATGGTGCATGGTATTCCTTTTATGTGGCTGGAAACACAGGGTATTAACCCGGAGTTTTCCTTTGAGAAAGGCGCTTCCTATCTCACCCAAAGTGGCGCGGCCGTACAATTTCCTACCACGGGATCTTTTGTGATACAAACTGATGGCCGCTATTTTGGCGTTCATCTTAACGGTTCGAATACAGCAGCTCTACAGGGACAACAATATGTGAGTATTGACCTTGGTACTGTACAAAGCATCACCAAAGTGAAACTAAACTGGGAAACAGCGTTCGCAAAAGGATACTCCATACAGGTATCGGGCAATGGCAGCACCTGGAGCACCGTCGCTTCTGAGGCAAATGGCAATGGCGGACTTGATAGTCTAAGCATTAATACTACTGCCAGATATGTGAAACTGGCGCTCGCAGAAAAAGGTACTATCTATGCCTACTCTCTATGGGAAATGGAGGTATACAACGGCAACACGCTGCTTTCCGGGAACAAACCCGTAGAGGTATCTTCCGTACAGGGCGCATTTACCGGCAACAATGTCAATGACGGCAATACCGGTACCCGCTGGGCGTCTGACGGCAACCAGGCAGAGCGGCTGGTGCTGAACACCAATAATGGTAACGCTTACTTTGTCATTTCTGCACTCCCCTCTCCCGCCGACCTGGGGACCTATGAAAACTATGCATTTAACAAACCATCCAATACGACCGTAACATACGACTATGACGCAGCCCTGGGCAAAGTGTATGTGAACTGGAATATCACCACCGTCAACCTGAAAGGACAGACCGCCGGCAACACCATACAAGGTTTCCTGCCTCACCTGTATCAGAACGCGGCAAATAATATTGCCTTCACTGCGGTTAATTATGTAACGCCGAGAGGATCCATGAAAACAGCAATAGGAAAGTCGTTCTCTTTTACCTACGATTTCAACGGCATATTGCCTACCTACAATGCCCCTTACAGGAACGCAGCGGACGCTAATCCATATGATGCCAATGTGCTGTTTGACCTGCTGACCAGATTCGCCAAGAAACAGGGTTATGGTGGAGATACCTACTGGGGTGGTAAAGACCTGGTGAACTATGCCAAGTATACCCTGATGGCCAAAGAACTGAATCATCAGGCATACCAGTCATTGAAAGCGAAAACACGGGAGGCACTGGTGAACTGGCTCACCTATACGCCTGGTGAACAGGAAAAATTCTTCGCCCGCTATGATCGCTGGGGCGCTATAGTCGGTTTTAATGAATCATACGGTTCTTCCGAGTTTACCGACAACCATTTCCACTATGGTTACCTCATCTATGCCTGTGCGCTTTATGGCATGACCGATCCTGACTTCCTGACCCAGTATGGCCCCATGATCAAACTGGTGGCTAAACAATATGCCAACTGGGATAAAACAGATAATTTCCTGCCTTCATTCAGAACTTTTGACCCCTGGATAGGGCACAGTTACGCCGGCGGCACCAGTTCCTCTACCGGCAACAACCAGGAGTCTACATCTGAAGCCATGCAATCGTGGATAGGTTTATTCCTGTTGGGAGATATGCTGAACGATGAAGCTATCCGCGACGCAGGTGCATTCGGTTATATCAGTGAATCTTACGCCACACTGGAATACTGGTTTGACTGGAAGAACAGGAACCTGCCCCCAGTATATCCGCATAATGTAGTGGGCATCCTCTCTAATCAGGGTTTTGCCTATGGCACTTATTTCAGCGCCAGCCCTGTACACATACACGGCATACAATACCTGCCTGTAAATCCCGGCTTTAAATACCTGGCAAGAGATACGGCCTGGGCAAGACGGGAATACAATGATATGCTGGCAGAATCCGCAGCAATAGACGGACATACCAATGAAACACAGTTTGGCGACGACTGGGCGCATGTAGCACTGGGCTTTAAATACCTGTCCGATCCTAAGTATGCGGCTGCCTTTATGGCCAACAACCTCTTGCTTCCTGTTACCGACAACCGTTATGTCATGGATTATGAGGTGGCGGGCATGACTTATTTCTATACACATGCCAACCAGAACCTGGGCTATTTTTCGTTTAACTTCCGTACTAACTTCCCTTCCAGCAGCGTGTTTGAAAAGAACGGGGCATTCAGCTATGCGGTGGCATATAATCCAGGCGCCAGTGCCAGGACATGTAATGTATATAACAACGCAGGCGTAGTGGTGGCATCTTTTAATGTGCCTGCCAGAACGCTGGTTACGTATCCCACATTGCCGGCCAACGGACAACAGCCCAGCGGCTGTTACGGACTGTTGCCATCTACCGCTACCGCTTCAAGCGGCAATGCAGCAGCGGCTATTGATGGCAATCCGGGCTCCCGCTGGGAAAGCGCTTTCACAGATCCGCAACAGCTCACGGTCGACCTGGGCGTTGTGTCTGCTGTGAACAAGATCACCATCACATGGGAAGTGGCAAATGCAAAAGACTATACCCTGACCGGGTCTGTAGACGGTAATACCTGGCTGCCTATTGCGACGAAGACCAATATGCCTTCCGGCAACAGAACGGATATCATAGACAACCTGAATGCCAGTTACCGCTATATCCGTATGACCGGTACCGCCAGAAATACACAATGGGGATATTCTATCTACGAGTTTGAGGTATGTGGCACTGCCGGCGCTGCAACTGCTCTTGCAATATCCGGCCCCTCGCTGGCAATGAAAGCTGGCGGTACAAACGCTCAACAGGCATTCCTCTATCCGAATCCTGCTAAAAACTGGGTGAAGATACAGTCTGAAGGCAGTGGTCTGTTCTCGATAAGTGACCTGACGGGCAGAGTGATAAAGCATGGAAAACTGGAGGCAGGCGCCAATGTAATCAATATCGGTAGTATACCTGATGGTGTTTACTTTGTTAAGTTCAATGCGCAGGTTTTCAAATTAGTGATCTCCAACAGGTAG
- a CDS encoding patatin-like phospholipase family protein: protein MNQELNVPIQRPFVLSGGGARGYAHIGVLKAFAEHNIFPEAIAATSAGSIAAAFICDGYTTDEVREIFLHTKMGLTVDWKNLKNGFLSLKLLEKVLTQTLRHTTFESLPIPLYVTATNFSTGQQTIFNKGSLIPAILAASSIPMLFPPVIIEGIPYVDGGISGNLPVEPLLGKYTSIIGVHVNPLTPYNPASGLRANIERTLHMAIHEPVLKNQLLCSRFIEPQELGRFGMFDFKRFDAIYTVGLEYTRRILQESPEPLEV, encoded by the coding sequence ATGAATCAGGAGTTGAACGTCCCTATACAGCGTCCCTTTGTACTATCCGGTGGTGGCGCCCGTGGTTATGCCCACATTGGTGTATTAAAAGCCTTTGCAGAACACAACATCTTTCCCGAAGCCATTGCAGCTACCAGCGCCGGCTCTATAGCAGCAGCCTTCATCTGTGATGGGTACACTACTGATGAGGTAAGAGAGATCTTTCTGCATACGAAAATGGGCCTGACGGTCGACTGGAAGAACCTGAAGAACGGATTCCTGTCCCTGAAGCTCCTGGAAAAGGTACTGACACAGACCTTACGCCATACAACTTTCGAATCATTGCCCATTCCTTTGTATGTCACTGCTACCAACTTCTCTACAGGACAGCAGACCATTTTCAACAAAGGCTCCCTGATCCCCGCTATACTGGCGGCTTCGAGCATCCCCATGCTGTTCCCGCCGGTGATCATTGAGGGCATTCCGTATGTGGATGGCGGCATTTCCGGAAACCTGCCTGTAGAACCTTTGCTGGGAAAATATACATCTATTATCGGTGTGCACGTCAATCCCCTCACACCTTACAATCCTGCGAGTGGCCTCCGGGCCAATATTGAGCGGACCCTGCACATGGCTATCCACGAACCGGTATTGAAGAATCAACTGCTGTGCAGCCGCTTCATTGAGCCGCAGGAGTTAGGGCGCTTCGGTATGTTCGATTTTAAACGTTTCGACGCTATTTATACCGTAGGACTGGAATACACCCGCCGGATACTGCAGGAAAGCCCTGAGCCGCTTGAAGTATAA
- a CDS encoding amidohydrolase family protein, protein MKKIPLLWAAALVAYALPGYTQSTTTPPANNAPSALCITHANLIDVNSNKTLADQTIVIEHDRILATGSSKKLKVPAGAVVIDATGKYVMPGMTDAHIHFFQTGGLYTRPDGLNLMAVYPYEKDQQWAKEHLADMMARYLACGITTVADVGGPFSNFAIRDKVNADPLATNAWVTGPLISTYLPPNLDKKDPPIVKVTSPEEARELVQKQLPYKPDFIKIWYIVVPGMPAESTLPIVKATIDESHAHGLKVAVHATQYETAKLAVTAGADILVHSVDDKVLDNEMLQLLKNKHTVYIPTLTVMHGYKRAFTQQFDFPAHDLAYGDPFMLGTLTDLQHIDKKVTGFDYKSLRSRHVIPSKEDTVMRTNLQLAQQAGVNVVAGTDAGNIGTLHASSFFTELQAMQRAGLSNREIIRSATINAAKGFGKDGDYGSIEKGKIADLLILDKDPAQDLNALADVQTVIHRGIQLQPKELLKPTPAILVQQQLNAYNARNIEAFLAPYSDSIAIYDQASGKLLMQGKEQMRQRYAGIFDRTKELHCQLVNRMLLGNTVIDQESITGMGEKPVEAIAVYTIENDKIVKVAFIR, encoded by the coding sequence ATGAAAAAAATCCCACTGTTATGGGCAGCTGCGTTGGTCGCATATGCACTGCCGGGTTACACACAATCCACCACTACACCGCCTGCAAACAATGCGCCTTCTGCCCTGTGCATCACACATGCAAACCTGATAGATGTGAACAGCAATAAGACACTGGCAGATCAGACCATCGTTATTGAGCATGACCGTATACTGGCCACAGGATCTTCAAAGAAACTAAAGGTACCTGCCGGCGCTGTTGTTATAGATGCAACAGGCAAGTATGTTATGCCAGGCATGACGGATGCGCATATCCATTTCTTCCAGACCGGCGGCCTCTATACCCGGCCTGACGGCCTGAACCTCATGGCTGTATATCCTTATGAAAAGGACCAGCAGTGGGCGAAGGAACATCTGGCCGATATGATGGCCCGTTACCTCGCATGCGGTATTACTACTGTAGCAGATGTAGGCGGACCATTCAGCAACTTTGCCATCCGAGATAAAGTGAATGCCGATCCCCTGGCGACCAATGCCTGGGTAACAGGGCCGTTGATATCCACTTATCTTCCTCCTAACCTGGACAAGAAAGACCCTCCTATTGTGAAAGTCACCTCGCCGGAGGAGGCCCGGGAACTGGTACAGAAGCAATTGCCCTATAAACCTGACTTCATCAAGATCTGGTACATCGTAGTACCCGGTATGCCGGCTGAAAGTACTTTACCTATTGTAAAGGCCACAATAGATGAAAGTCATGCACACGGGCTAAAGGTAGCCGTACATGCTACCCAGTATGAAACCGCTAAACTGGCGGTTACCGCGGGCGCAGACATCCTGGTGCATAGTGTGGACGACAAGGTGCTGGACAATGAAATGCTGCAGTTACTGAAAAACAAGCATACGGTGTATATTCCTACCCTGACCGTCATGCATGGTTATAAACGGGCATTTACACAGCAATTCGATTTCCCCGCCCATGACCTGGCCTATGGGGATCCTTTTATGCTGGGCACATTGACAGACCTTCAGCATATCGACAAGAAAGTGACTGGCTTTGATTATAAGAGTTTACGCAGCCGACATGTCATTCCTTCAAAAGAAGATACCGTTATGCGTACTAACCTGCAACTGGCGCAACAGGCCGGTGTGAATGTAGTAGCAGGCACAGATGCAGGTAACATCGGTACACTGCATGCATCTTCCTTTTTTACTGAATTGCAGGCCATGCAACGGGCAGGATTGAGCAACCGGGAGATCATCCGTAGTGCGACTATCAATGCGGCAAAGGGTTTCGGAAAAGACGGGGATTATGGCAGTATAGAGAAAGGAAAGATTGCCGACCTGCTGATACTGGATAAAGACCCTGCACAGGATCTGAACGCACTGGCAGATGTACAAACTGTCATACACCGTGGCATACAACTACAGCCAAAGGAACTGTTGAAGCCTACGCCGGCAATACTGGTACAGCAACAGCTGAACGCTTATAACGCGAGGAATATTGAAGCCTTCCTGGCGCCGTATAGCGATAGCATTGCCATCTATGACCAGGCCAGCGGCAAATTGCTGATGCAGGGCAAAGAACAAATGCGCCAACGGTATGCAGGCATCTTTGACAGGACAAAAGAATTACACTGTCAGCTGGTGAACAGGATGCTGCTGGGTAATACCGTGATAGATCAGGAAAGCATAACAGGTATGGGGGAAAAGCCAGTTGAAGCGATCGCTGTTTATACTATTGAAAACGATAAGATCGTGAAGGTTGCCTTTATCCGTTAA
- a CDS encoding caspase family protein, which translates to MRYDSLPQIEARFRSEAAPFLTPFSLQVPDEQLILKGQLYKPDRSNYFYPDTHTKERIVLHFTAGNLKSDMQSLTTQGRHVSVPFVIARDGTIYQLFPSGNWSGHLGPGLGNQGTNNAQDKVTIGIELSNYAYLVPRDGNLETIYSRAPQNGKPGPVDEYCSLSNTAAYLKIDKPFREQSYYASYTQEQIESTIILLRYLTAKYNIPRQFLPEDKRYITTDEVLTFKGIVSHINYRPSGKWDIGPAFDWDTLINGVTATEFTPVATVRSLNFASRELSIGLTTEGGIAAQFVDESSSEEGAPEATDNEGYNPNDYEDGTAKELAPSSGKVYALLAGINEYDQVRKLSGCLHDLQQVEDYLKNRTVFDCKIKKITDAEVTRSNVVKAFEEHLGRAKKEDTILFYFSGHGTQEDAAPLWDETDGKLECIVCYDGGTSKAAEFLLTDKELRYMIAKLYEKTGAHIVVIFDCCHSGDNTRGQLINAAFSKDKVIKRMIYDKTRYSGAFPQREWSEFVFSTEIKEEDIKDKKVDEFLPEGVHIQMAACESNQSAVEVNGEGVFTKKLLGALDACTGNVSYNDLGSRIRQYLRFSFEQTPRIYVSGDTDRLLYTGFLNRSLSDNVTIAEATYGKNGWQLNIGAIHGVDKNTKLTIVNATDASQKWNAGIDSVFIDYSGITIDGAPDQAKAHKVFAEGLMSGKILLELNNSNGNPAEMARLLDDIESKAGGHFEFQSGVAENGHTADYTLHIRAGEAVITRANDPYRPVVRPLDLTKEKGDVELVETLKHISQWHFIRQLQNSVIPEGFPEKPVQIDVTRIYPDDSRKSINTGSGTATFDFEPGQGGWNGAMEIKLTNTTQQPVYVAALYLGIQFSSYLDYLSQSPWLLDPGKEIVLARKGKDRIIIRQDDFVREYNWPLSMETLKLIVSTDEFNVKALSLGNLAAPYVLADREKGLVRGRTEIARAAVMDDNDTPAEFKGWITQTLYLVFNNPDFNNIDRKTLRELMEYDETAYYAAGLYYDLVTDENGQPTRLKLKPEIKVPEGEKGLWGDVVLWAANAIESRQRRRLYRRLKETNRLRIVAEGDSWFQYPIRVLDTIDHLYKLYAIRSFAEAGDTLENYMKDREYLKGIKEEEAQIFLVSGGGNDILGEQFQGSLRDTPAEDDMTPARYLNKTFFDKLDRLETWYTDMFTELHNRFPNLRMLVHSYDYIIPVDTDLYPRKTSWLGKYMIRKNIHQQAVRESLIRFMVDEFNKRLEKVTAAFPGVVYYINVREIVDRGSWYDEIHPTNAGFKLVADKFVDVIEQLKADLKPFAEAPVMSARS; encoded by the coding sequence ATGAGATACGATTCTTTACCCCAGATCGAAGCTCGTTTCAGGAGTGAAGCGGCTCCATTCCTGACGCCATTTTCCCTGCAGGTTCCTGATGAACAGCTGATCCTTAAAGGACAATTGTACAAGCCAGACCGCAGCAATTATTTCTATCCGGACACGCATACGAAGGAAAGGATAGTACTACATTTTACGGCCGGCAATCTGAAGTCCGATATGCAGAGCCTGACCACCCAGGGAAGACACGTCTCCGTACCTTTTGTCATTGCCAGGGATGGCACCATCTACCAGTTATTCCCTTCAGGTAACTGGTCAGGCCATCTGGGGCCCGGACTTGGAAATCAGGGTACAAACAATGCGCAGGATAAGGTCACTATCGGCATCGAGCTTTCTAATTACGCGTATCTCGTTCCCCGCGACGGGAATTTGGAAACCATTTACTCACGTGCGCCCCAAAATGGTAAGCCCGGCCCCGTTGACGAGTATTGTTCATTAAGCAATACCGCCGCTTACCTGAAGATCGACAAACCTTTCAGGGAGCAATCCTATTATGCTTCCTATACACAGGAACAGATCGAAAGCACGATCATCCTGCTCAGGTATCTGACCGCTAAATATAATATTCCCCGCCAGTTCCTGCCGGAAGATAAAAGATACATAACGACCGATGAAGTACTGACGTTCAAAGGCATCGTGTCTCACATCAATTACCGCCCCTCCGGTAAATGGGACATCGGGCCTGCCTTTGACTGGGACACCCTGATCAATGGGGTTACTGCTACTGAATTTACCCCGGTAGCTACTGTACGTTCATTGAACTTTGCCTCCCGTGAACTGTCTATCGGACTGACCACCGAAGGCGGTATCGCTGCGCAGTTTGTTGATGAGAGCAGTAGTGAAGAAGGTGCACCCGAAGCAACTGACAATGAAGGATATAATCCCAACGACTATGAAGACGGTACCGCAAAAGAGCTGGCGCCCTCCAGTGGAAAAGTATATGCCCTGCTGGCAGGTATCAACGAATATGACCAGGTGCGTAAACTAAGCGGTTGCCTGCACGACCTGCAGCAGGTGGAAGACTACCTGAAGAACCGTACAGTGTTTGATTGTAAGATCAAAAAGATAACAGACGCTGAGGTAACAAGGTCCAATGTGGTGAAAGCATTTGAAGAGCACCTGGGACGGGCAAAGAAAGAAGATACTATCCTGTTCTATTTTTCAGGTCATGGCACACAGGAAGACGCCGCTCCGCTGTGGGATGAGACAGACGGCAAACTGGAATGTATCGTGTGTTACGACGGCGGGACCAGCAAAGCAGCTGAGTTCCTGCTGACAGACAAGGAGCTGCGCTACATGATCGCTAAACTGTATGAAAAGACGGGCGCGCACATCGTCGTGATCTTCGACTGCTGTCACTCCGGCGATAATACCCGTGGTCAGCTGATCAATGCCGCCTTCAGCAAAGACAAGGTGATCAAACGCATGATCTACGACAAAACACGTTACTCCGGCGCTTTCCCGCAACGTGAATGGAGCGAATTCGTGTTCAGTACTGAGATCAAAGAAGAAGACATCAAAGACAAGAAGGTGGACGAATTCCTGCCTGAGGGCGTCCATATCCAGATGGCTGCCTGCGAAAGTAATCAGTCTGCCGTTGAAGTGAACGGGGAAGGGGTATTCACCAAAAAACTGCTGGGCGCTCTGGACGCCTGCACAGGCAATGTTTCCTACAACGACCTGGGTAGCAGGATCAGGCAGTACCTGCGTTTCAGTTTTGAACAGACGCCACGCATCTATGTATCAGGCGATACTGACAGGCTGCTCTATACCGGTTTCCTGAATCGCAGCCTTAGCGACAATGTCACCATTGCTGAAGCTACTTACGGTAAAAATGGCTGGCAGCTGAATATAGGAGCTATCCATGGTGTGGATAAAAACACGAAGCTGACTATTGTAAATGCCACTGATGCCAGCCAGAAATGGAATGCCGGCATAGACAGTGTGTTCATTGACTACAGTGGCATTACCATTGACGGCGCGCCCGACCAGGCTAAAGCCCATAAGGTATTTGCAGAGGGACTGATGAGTGGGAAAATATTGCTGGAGCTAAACAACAGCAACGGCAATCCTGCAGAAATGGCCCGGCTGCTGGACGATATTGAGAGCAAGGCTGGAGGTCATTTTGAATTCCAGTCGGGTGTTGCGGAAAATGGCCACACTGCCGACTATACACTACATATCAGGGCAGGTGAAGCGGTGATTACCCGGGCCAATGATCCTTACCGGCCGGTAGTGCGCCCGCTGGATCTGACAAAAGAGAAGGGCGATGTTGAACTGGTGGAAACCCTGAAACACATCTCTCAGTGGCACTTTATCAGGCAGCTGCAGAACAGCGTTATCCCCGAAGGCTTCCCTGAAAAGCCGGTACAGATAGATGTTACCAGGATCTATCCTGATGACAGCAGGAAAAGCATCAACACCGGTAGCGGAACCGCCACCTTTGATTTTGAGCCTGGTCAGGGCGGCTGGAACGGCGCCATGGAAATAAAGCTCACCAATACTACACAACAGCCGGTATATGTAGCGGCCCTGTACCTGGGTATCCAGTTCAGCAGTTACCTCGATTACCTGTCACAATCACCCTGGCTGCTGGATCCTGGAAAAGAGATTGTGCTGGCCCGGAAAGGCAAAGACAGGATCATTATACGCCAGGACGATTTCGTAAGGGAATATAACTGGCCATTAAGCATGGAAACGCTGAAGCTTATTGTCAGTACAGACGAGTTCAATGTAAAGGCGCTTTCCCTGGGTAACCTGGCGGCTCCTTATGTGCTGGCCGATCGCGAAAAGGGATTGGTAAGGGGCCGAACCGAGATTGCCAGGGCGGCAGTCATGGACGATAATGATACTCCAGCAGAATTTAAAGGCTGGATCACCCAGACCTTATACCTCGTCTTCAACAACCCGGATTTCAACAACATAGACCGTAAAACGCTCAGGGAACTGATGGAATACGACGAGACGGCTTATTATGCCGCCGGACTGTATTATGATCTGGTAACGGACGAAAACGGGCAACCTACCCGCCTGAAGCTGAAACCGGAGATCAAGGTCCCGGAAGGTGAAAAAGGGCTCTGGGGAGATGTGGTACTGTGGGCAGCCAACGCAATAGAGAGCCGGCAGCGCAGGAGATTATACAGACGCCTGAAAGAAACAAACAGGTTAAGGATCGTTGCAGAAGGGGATTCCTGGTTCCAGTATCCTATCCGTGTGCTCGATACCATTGACCATCTGTACAAGCTCTATGCGATCCGCAGCTTTGCTGAAGCAGGAGATACGCTGGAGAACTACATGAAGGACCGGGAATACCTGAAAGGGATCAAAGAGGAGGAAGCGCAGATCTTCCTGGTCAGCGGTGGCGGTAATGATATACTGGGAGAGCAGTTCCAGGGTTCTTTGCGCGATACGCCCGCAGAAGACGATATGACGCCGGCACGCTATCTTAATAAGACCTTCTTCGATAAACTGGACCGCCTGGAAACGTGGTATACCGATATGTTCACTGAGCTGCATAACAGGTTTCCTAACCTGCGTATGCTGGTGCATAGTTACGATTATATCATACCGGTCGATACAGACCTCTATCCCCGTAAGACCAGCTGGCTGGGTAAGTACATGATCCGGAAGAATATTCATCAGCAGGCGGTGAGAGAATCCCTGATCCGTTTTATGGTAGATGAATTCAACAAACGCCTGGAAAAAGTCACCGCAGCTTTCCCTGGAGTGGTTTATTACATCAATGTAAGGGAGATCGTAGACCGGGGCAGCTGGTATGATGAAATACATCCTACCAATGCAGGCTTCAAGCTGGTGGCCGACAAATTTGTGGATGTCATCGAGCAGCTGAAAGCTGATCTTAAGCCATTTGCGGAAGCGCCGGTAATGTCTGCCCGCTCCTGA